In one window of Pleomorphomonas sp. T1.2MG-36 DNA:
- a CDS encoding hydroxyacid dehydrogenase, translating to MSFTVLSLGGPVAPEGEDVLRAAGIVLLSTGPYPGKAELLALLAEIQPDALVVRLVERVDAEVLMASPALKVVAKHGSGVNDIDVAAAAALGIPVLASVGANAHSVAEHALTLMLALAKDLKSQDDFMRRGGWGRKAYRGYELRARTLGIVGFGAIGSAFAGLVVPLGVKTIAYDPYVPDAVFGVQAERVPDLDTLLSRADVVSLHCPLTEETRGMIGARALTLMKRDAVLINTARGEIVDERALVKALNGGDIGAAGLDVFASEPPAKANPIWKCPNVIVSPHVGGATEEAWREISLMTCRNLMAFLEGRRIDARFFARPDRFPGEQ from the coding sequence ATGTCCTTCACCGTCCTCAGTCTCGGCGGCCCGGTCGCGCCGGAAGGTGAGGATGTTCTCCGCGCCGCCGGCATCGTTTTGTTGTCGACCGGTCCTTATCCCGGCAAGGCGGAGCTTCTTGCCCTCCTTGCCGAAATTCAGCCCGATGCGCTGGTTGTGCGGTTGGTCGAGCGGGTTGACGCCGAAGTGCTGATGGCGTCACCAGCTTTGAAAGTGGTTGCCAAGCACGGTTCCGGTGTCAACGACATCGATGTTGCCGCTGCTGCCGCGCTCGGCATTCCCGTTCTGGCCTCGGTTGGCGCCAACGCGCATTCGGTGGCCGAGCATGCGTTGACGCTCATGCTGGCGCTCGCGAAGGATCTCAAGTCGCAGGATGATTTCATGCGACGGGGAGGCTGGGGGAGGAAAGCCTACCGTGGCTACGAACTGCGGGCGCGCACCCTGGGTATCGTTGGGTTTGGCGCCATCGGCAGCGCCTTTGCCGGGCTGGTGGTCCCCCTTGGCGTCAAGACGATCGCCTACGATCCCTATGTGCCAGACGCCGTCTTCGGGGTGCAGGCGGAGCGGGTCCCCGATCTCGACACGCTTCTGTCGCGAGCCGATGTGGTCAGCCTGCATTGCCCGCTCACCGAGGAAACGCGCGGCATGATCGGCGCACGCGCGTTGACGCTGATGAAGCGCGATGCCGTTCTGATCAACACGGCTCGCGGCGAAATCGTCGATGAACGAGCCCTCGTCAAGGCGCTCAACGGCGGCGACATTGGCGCCGCGGGCCTCGACGTCTTCGCGTCCGAACCGCCCGCCAAGGCCAACCCGATCTGGAAGTGTCCCAACGTGATCGTCAGTCCGCACGTCGGCGGTGCTACCGAGGAGGCGTGGCGCGAAATCTCCCTGATGACATGCCGCAACCTCATGGCTTTCCTTGAGGGACGTAGGATCGATGCGCGCTTCTTTGCTCGCCCGGATCGTTTTCCAGGCGAACAATAG
- a CDS encoding ABC transporter permease: MGRYIISRLVRWIPSVFILLLLVYALVFFGAGDPIKLIFLQAPGDVAYDPARVDAIREAAGLNRPFLMQFWDYVLNVAQGNFGNSLVSGRSVNAMISAAVPVTLKIGLTAIILVSLLGILLGVIAALNQNKWLDNLIVGFALVIWGIPVFVAGPLITVFLVLVLDFDVPYGWGGLFSAKVIVPLLVIGLNPMALIIRQARAGVLEVLSEDYVRTARAKGIPNYQVVMRHIMRPVLTPVVSQIGLLVIATLNNSILIEKVFGLPGLGRMTETAIKSSDYPVIMAIVLIFSIVVMASNLLVDISYPLLDPRAAAKKTEDE; the protein is encoded by the coding sequence ATGGGGCGCTACATAATCAGTAGACTTGTCAGGTGGATACCATCTGTCTTCATCCTTCTCCTGCTCGTCTACGCACTGGTGTTCTTTGGTGCGGGCGACCCTATCAAGCTCATCTTCCTGCAGGCGCCCGGTGACGTTGCCTATGATCCGGCACGTGTCGATGCAATCCGCGAAGCGGCTGGCCTCAACCGTCCATTCCTCATGCAATTTTGGGACTATGTCCTGAATGTCGCTCAGGGAAATTTCGGCAACTCGCTGGTGTCGGGCCGGTCGGTCAACGCGATGATCTCCGCGGCGGTGCCGGTAACGCTCAAGATCGGTCTCACGGCGATCATCCTCGTATCGCTGCTCGGTATCCTTCTCGGCGTGATCGCTGCCCTCAACCAGAACAAGTGGCTCGACAACCTCATCGTCGGCTTTGCGCTGGTCATCTGGGGCATCCCGGTATTTGTCGCCGGCCCCCTCATCACCGTCTTCCTCGTCCTGGTCCTCGATTTCGACGTCCCCTATGGCTGGGGCGGTCTGTTCAGCGCCAAGGTGATCGTGCCGTTGCTGGTGATCGGTCTCAATCCCATGGCGCTGATCATCCGCCAGGCGCGTGCCGGCGTGCTCGAGGTCTTGAGCGAGGACTACGTGCGCACCGCCCGAGCCAAAGGCATTCCCAACTATCAGGTGGTGATGCGCCACATCATGCGGCCGGTGTTGACCCCGGTGGTCAGCCAGATCGGTCTGTTGGTGATTGCCACGCTGAACAACTCGATCCTCATCGAGAAGGTCTTCGGCCTGCCGGGCCTAGGCCGGATGACCGAGACGGCGATCAAGTCGTCGGACTACCCGGTCATCATGGCCATCGTGCTGATCTTCTCCATCGTGGTCATGGCCTCGAACCTTCTCGTGGACATCTCCTACCCCTTGCTCGATCCCCGCGCCGCCGCGAAGAAGACGGAGGATGAATGA
- a CDS encoding ABC transporter substrate-binding protein, with the protein MKQGFRKYLMIGLAATALSTAVPAWADQVLNIAHPVLEQSWSPLQGGGHVARWQSLSWAAPMYFDKDGKLTPYVLESATHDASFKTWTLTISPKAVFSDGSNITAQDVVGTWNLCARPATKHARVNLFLGDVEGFNDVVLGKAKDMTGLVAKDDKTVTVTLAGPDPIFDQKIATALIPPVKISQAVDENGNQKADWWRPENGVVVSGPFMPESMDLDQGIVTLVPNPHFFGPKPKLEKVVITTVSDPITATLMLQRGDMDAATELITPTVIQDLGADFLGGPALAKGQQFWFDASKPPMDDINVRKALTMAVNPQELALAAFPDGPFTVADQILNKVPGVDPNYPKYTYDPEAAKAALAASKYKGSDRLPKIMFVGISTPTHEAAAQYIAEQWRKILGIQGTEMKPAIETYAGPDQKSVQVFRDDVGTRVPDAVSYLMGSIHSGSGNALNKMGGYKNPEVDKLLDEAAIKGVDDPDRIGNAQKAQRLFRDDWMYIPYYYDVMSKWAMPWVQNFDKNDDWQVIEPWNVTIDEEKRP; encoded by the coding sequence ATGAAACAGGGATTCCGAAAATATCTCATGATCGGCCTTGCTGCGACGGCCTTGTCGACCGCCGTGCCCGCCTGGGCCGATCAGGTCCTGAACATCGCCCATCCTGTCCTTGAGCAGAGCTGGTCGCCGCTACAGGGTGGCGGACATGTCGCCCGCTGGCAGTCGCTCTCGTGGGCTGCGCCGATGTACTTCGACAAGGATGGCAAGCTGACGCCCTACGTTCTGGAGAGCGCCACCCATGATGCGAGCTTCAAGACATGGACGCTGACGATTAGCCCGAAAGCGGTCTTCTCCGACGGCTCCAACATCACCGCACAAGATGTGGTTGGCACCTGGAACCTCTGTGCTCGTCCCGCCACCAAGCATGCCCGTGTCAACCTGTTCCTGGGCGACGTCGAAGGTTTCAACGATGTGGTCCTCGGCAAGGCCAAGGACATGACCGGCCTCGTCGCCAAGGACGACAAGACGGTTACCGTGACGCTGGCCGGGCCTGATCCGATCTTCGACCAGAAGATTGCTACGGCCCTTATTCCGCCGGTGAAGATTTCGCAGGCCGTCGACGAAAACGGCAACCAGAAGGCCGACTGGTGGCGGCCGGAGAATGGCGTCGTCGTCTCCGGTCCGTTCATGCCCGAGAGCATGGACCTCGATCAGGGCATCGTTACCTTGGTCCCCAATCCGCACTTCTTCGGTCCCAAGCCCAAGCTCGAGAAGGTGGTCATTACCACCGTGTCCGACCCCATTACCGCCACGCTGATGCTGCAGCGCGGCGATATGGACGCCGCCACCGAGCTGATCACGCCCACCGTCATTCAGGACCTTGGCGCCGACTTCCTCGGTGGCCCGGCTCTTGCCAAGGGCCAGCAGTTCTGGTTTGACGCCTCGAAGCCGCCGATGGACGATATCAACGTCCGTAAAGCCCTGACCATGGCGGTCAATCCGCAGGAACTGGCGCTGGCCGCCTTCCCCGACGGGCCGTTCACGGTCGCCGACCAGATTCTCAACAAGGTGCCCGGCGTCGATCCGAACTACCCGAAATACACCTACGATCCGGAAGCGGCCAAGGCGGCGCTCGCGGCCTCCAAGTACAAGGGCTCCGACCGTTTGCCCAAGATCATGTTCGTCGGTATCTCCACGCCGACCCATGAGGCCGCAGCGCAGTATATAGCCGAGCAGTGGCGCAAGATCCTGGGCATCCAGGGCACGGAAATGAAACCGGCCATCGAGACCTATGCCGGCCCGGACCAGAAGAGCGTTCAGGTATTCCGCGATGACGTCGGCACGCGCGTGCCGGATGCCGTCTCCTATCTGATGGGATCCATCCACTCCGGTTCCGGCAATGCGCTCAACAAGATGGGCGGATACAAGAACCCTGAGGTCGACAAGCTTCTTGACGAGGCTGCCATCAAGGGTGTCGACGATCCGGACCGCATCGGCAACGCCCAGAAGGCGCAACGTCTGTTCCGCGATGATTGGATGTACATCCCGTATTACTATGACGTGATGTCGAAATGGGCGATGCCCTGGGTGCAGAACTTCGACAAGAACGATGACTGGCAGGTGATCGAACCCTGGAACGTCACGATCGACGAAGAGAAGCGCCCGTAA
- a CDS encoding ABC transporter permease — protein sequence MMTDQALLLPEEEKQFSLAKDAFIRLVANRLAVVGMVLVVFLFFIAIFGPYLTPYDFLSQDLLARNKPPSWAHWFGTDDLGRDVLSRVIYGSRTAVIVGFSTVSFSLVIGLFLGALGGYFGGKVDAFIVWLIDITMSIPSLLLVIVINVSLKPPLVNWMDAQFVATGNQFYRNTIWVDFVLVFGSLALIKWPKAARIIRGQILSIRNKNYVVAAEALGVPTARIVRRYVIPNAIGPIIVYISAALGEAMVLESSFSFLGVGVRPPIPSWGNMISDGLRTWQMYPHVLAAPAAVLAIVTIAFSFLGDGLNDALNPRQWK from the coding sequence ATGATGACTGACCAAGCCCTCCTTTTGCCCGAGGAAGAAAAGCAATTCAGCCTGGCCAAGGACGCCTTCATCCGTCTGGTTGCCAACCGTCTGGCCGTCGTCGGCATGGTGCTGGTCGTCTTTCTGTTCTTCATCGCCATCTTCGGCCCGTATCTCACGCCCTATGATTTCCTGAGCCAGGACCTCCTGGCGCGCAACAAGCCGCCGTCATGGGCACACTGGTTCGGCACCGATGATCTCGGCCGCGATGTCCTGAGCCGCGTGATCTATGGCTCGAGGACCGCCGTCATCGTCGGCTTCTCGACGGTGTCGTTCAGCCTGGTGATCGGCCTGTTCCTGGGGGCTCTGGGCGGGTATTTCGGCGGCAAGGTCGACGCCTTCATCGTCTGGTTGATCGACATCACCATGTCGATCCCCTCGCTGCTGCTGGTCATCGTGATCAACGTGTCGCTGAAGCCGCCGCTGGTCAACTGGATGGACGCTCAGTTCGTGGCCACCGGCAACCAGTTCTACCGCAACACCATCTGGGTCGACTTCGTGCTGGTGTTCGGCTCGCTGGCGCTGATCAAGTGGCCCAAGGCGGCCCGCATCATCCGCGGCCAGATCCTGTCGATCCGCAACAAGAACTATGTGGTGGCGGCCGAGGCGCTCGGCGTGCCGACGGCCAGGATCGTCCGCCGCTACGTCATCCCCAACGCGATCGGACCGATCATCGTCTACATCAGCGCGGCGCTGGGCGAGGCCATGGTGCTGGAGTCGTCCTTCAGCTTCCTCGGCGTCGGCGTGCGTCCGCCCATTCCGAGCTGGGGCAACATGATCAGCGACGGCCTGCGCACCTGGCAGATGTACCCGCACGTGCTTGCCGCGCCGGCGGCGGTGCTGGCCATCGTCACCATTGCGTTCAGCTTCCTCGGCGACGGTCTCAACGACGCCCTCAATCCGCGGCAGTGGAAATGA
- a CDS encoding ABC transporter ATP-binding protein, translating into MTKLLEVKNLHTRFKVRNGYLHAVNGISFSLDKGEMLGVVGESGCGKSVSMMSLIRLLPPAAQITDGEVLIDGEDITHASVSRVNAIRGSKVGMIFQDPMTSLNPFMKIGDQIIEGIVYHKKITKADALQQAAKYLKMVGISNAEHRLTEYPHQLSGGMRQRVMIAMALLNEPSLVIADEPTTALDVTIQAQIVELVKGLREKLNMSIIWITHDLSLLAGMVDRIMVMYGGYVVEEAVLDDIYKSPLHPYTIGLLKSIPSLKTQSGSRLPSIPGAPPNLFSPPTGCPFAPRCLHKIDRCQTEVPTLAAVPGATGDRPHRVACWVDMRGRGVEQ; encoded by the coding sequence GTGACCAAGCTTCTGGAAGTCAAAAATCTGCACACGCGCTTCAAGGTTCGGAACGGCTATCTCCACGCGGTCAACGGCATCTCGTTCAGTCTCGACAAGGGCGAGATGCTGGGCGTGGTCGGCGAGTCGGGTTGCGGCAAGAGCGTGTCGATGATGAGCCTGATCCGCCTGCTGCCACCGGCGGCGCAGATCACCGATGGCGAAGTGCTGATCGATGGCGAGGATATCACCCACGCCAGCGTGAGCCGGGTCAATGCCATTCGCGGATCCAAGGTCGGCATGATCTTCCAAGATCCGATGACTTCGCTCAACCCGTTCATGAAAATCGGCGATCAGATCATCGAAGGCATCGTCTATCACAAGAAGATAACGAAGGCCGATGCGCTGCAGCAGGCCGCCAAATACCTGAAGATGGTTGGTATCTCCAACGCCGAGCATCGGCTGACCGAATATCCGCACCAGTTGTCGGGCGGCATGCGACAGCGCGTGATGATCGCCATGGCGCTGCTCAACGAGCCGTCGCTGGTCATCGCCGACGAACCGACCACCGCGCTCGACGTCACCATTCAGGCGCAGATCGTCGAACTGGTGAAAGGGCTGCGTGAAAAGCTCAATATGTCGATCATCTGGATCACCCATGACCTCAGCCTGCTGGCCGGCATGGTCGATCGGATCATGGTCATGTATGGCGGCTACGTCGTGGAAGAGGCGGTGCTCGACGATATCTACAAGTCGCCGCTGCACCCCTACACGATCGGTCTCCTGAAATCGATCCCCAGCCTCAAGACCCAGTCCGGCAGCCGCCTGCCGTCGATCCCAGGGGCGCCGCCGAACCTCTTCTCGCCGCCCACCGGCTGTCCGTTCGCGCCCCGGTGTCTTCACAAGATCGACCGTTGTCAGACCGAAGTGCCGACGCTGGCTGCCGTGCCAGGTGCGACGGGCGACCGGCCGCATCGCGTCGCCTGCTGGGTCGACATGCGCGGCAGGGGAGTGGAACAATGA
- a CDS encoding sialidase family protein, with protein MSNHASNLMELGNGDLLCAWFGGSMEGSSDISIYMARYDHGRDAWLDPVRMSDDATRSEQNPALFRHPSGELWLLYTAQEKADQGTAVVRLRRSADEGRTWSETVDLIGRPGTFIRHAPVVNPAGLLLLPIWRSDMRNAFGDDSSFVQVSADGGRSWDVMAVPDSRGCVHMDILENCRVAFFRRRQSDFIFRCVSEDGGLSWSAPHPTTLPNNNSSIQARELSDGRLAVVYNEIAAAGRPSESAVPPWIKDREAFLSACGTIENGAIWGVPRNPLVLSTSTDLGLTWRKDLVLEADATLRSAHDERGAFVGDYSYPSIIQTSDGLVQVTYSYLRDYIKHETLAA; from the coding sequence GTGAGCAATCATGCCTCCAATCTCATGGAACTTGGGAACGGCGATCTCCTCTGCGCCTGGTTCGGCGGTTCCATGGAGGGGTCTTCCGATATCAGCATCTACATGGCACGGTACGATCACGGTCGCGACGCGTGGCTCGATCCCGTCAGGATGTCCGATGACGCAACGCGCTCGGAGCAGAACCCGGCACTGTTCCGGCATCCGTCCGGTGAGCTTTGGCTCCTGTATACCGCCCAGGAAAAAGCCGACCAAGGCACGGCTGTCGTTCGCCTGCGTCGTTCGGCCGACGAAGGTCGCACCTGGAGCGAGACGGTCGATCTCATCGGCCGGCCGGGCACGTTCATTCGTCATGCGCCGGTCGTCAACCCGGCCGGTCTTCTGCTCCTGCCGATCTGGCGTAGCGACATGCGCAACGCCTTCGGCGACGATTCCAGCTTCGTCCAGGTGTCCGCCGACGGCGGTCGCAGTTGGGATGTCATGGCCGTGCCCGACAGCCGGGGCTGCGTCCACATGGACATTCTCGAGAACTGCCGGGTGGCGTTCTTCCGGCGTCGCCAGTCCGATTTCATCTTTCGTTGCGTGTCGGAGGACGGCGGGCTCAGCTGGTCGGCGCCGCACCCGACGACGCTGCCCAACAACAACTCCTCGATACAGGCCCGCGAACTCAGCGATGGGCGGCTTGCCGTCGTCTACAACGAGATCGCCGCCGCCGGGCGCCCGAGTGAGAGCGCCGTTCCCCCCTGGATCAAGGACCGCGAGGCGTTCCTTTCGGCCTGCGGCACGATCGAGAACGGCGCCATCTGGGGGGTGCCGCGCAACCCGCTCGTTCTCTCCACCTCCACCGATCTCGGGCTGACCTGGCGCAAGGACCTGGTGCTGGAGGCCGATGCGACCCTCCGTTCGGCGCACGATGAGCGAGGCGCTTTCGTGGGCGACTATTCCTATCCCTCCATCATCCAGACGAGCGATGGACTGGTGCAGGTCACCTACTCGTATCTTCGCGACTACATCAAGCACGAGACGCTTGCTGCCTAG
- a CDS encoding ABC transporter ATP-binding protein — protein MNTRAQQKPLVVVENLVKHFPVKIGAFGGQSAVVHAIDGVSFEIYQGETLGLVGESGCGKSTTGFALLQLHKATSGSVKFDGVDLSRLPADELRAMRKRAQIVFQDPYSTLNPRMTIGEALAEPMRVHKICPEKDIHHRVAQLIRDVGLNPNVANRYPHEFSGGQRQRICIARALASDPEFIVCDEPISALDVSIQAQIINLLMDIQEKYNLTYLFIAHDLAVVRHISDRVAVMYLGKIMEIANKDELFGRPLHPYTKALLSAVPEADPDLERTRKRIILQGDVSNAIDPPSGCRFHPRCAYATEICSQSIPELRDQGGGHRVACLRLDEIKKETA, from the coding sequence ATGAATACGCGCGCACAACAAAAGCCACTCGTCGTCGTCGAGAACCTGGTCAAGCATTTCCCGGTGAAAATCGGCGCTTTCGGAGGTCAGTCGGCGGTGGTCCATGCCATCGACGGCGTCAGCTTCGAGATCTATCAAGGCGAAACCCTTGGCCTGGTGGGTGAGTCAGGGTGCGGCAAGTCGACCACCGGCTTCGCGCTCTTGCAGTTGCACAAAGCGACCTCCGGCAGCGTCAAGTTCGACGGGGTCGATCTTTCCCGGCTGCCGGCCGACGAGCTTCGGGCGATGCGCAAACGGGCTCAGATCGTCTTCCAGGATCCCTACTCGACGCTCAACCCGCGCATGACCATTGGCGAGGCGCTGGCCGAGCCGATGCGCGTGCACAAGATATGCCCCGAGAAGGACATCCATCACCGCGTTGCCCAACTCATCCGTGACGTCGGGCTGAATCCGAATGTCGCGAACCGCTATCCGCACGAGTTCTCCGGCGGGCAGAGGCAGCGCATCTGCATCGCTCGGGCGCTGGCCAGCGATCCCGAGTTCATCGTCTGCGACGAGCCCATCTCGGCACTCGACGTGTCGATCCAGGCGCAGATCATCAACCTGCTGATGGACATCCAGGAAAAATACAATCTGACCTATCTGTTCATCGCCCATGACCTCGCGGTGGTGCGCCATATCTCCGACCGGGTTGCGGTGATGTACCTCGGCAAGATCATGGAGATTGCCAACAAGGACGAGCTGTTCGGGCGGCCGCTGCATCCCTACACCAAGGCGCTGCTGTCGGCGGTTCCGGAAGCTGACCCAGATCTGGAGCGGACGCGCAAGCGCATCATCCTGCAGGGCGACGTGTCGAACGCCATCGACCCTCCCTCTGGCTGTCGGTTCCATCCGCGGTGTGCCTACGCAACCGAGATTTGCTCCCAATCGATCCCCGAACTTCGTGACCAGGGAGGCGGGCATCGGGTCGCCTGCCTTCGCCTGGACGAGATCAAGAAAGAGACCGCCTAG
- a CDS encoding sigma 54-interacting transcriptional regulator: MVIAFIAPHERISIAAQSIVEASGYPAKVYLGDLQQGVRAARQAMAEGAKIFISRGGTARLIRQELGVEVIEVEASVQRTLAYVYKETSETTRIAVAGFEPLINLVAPVCDVLGRTYRSFELREKASFQTQMDRIGKWGPDVVIGDAIAYHWAQARGLDAYLIESSLETLLDAFERAMLVYNNLCRYILAEEKLATVLNCSREGAILINREGVIEEINRQGCDILSQPRDELIGALLSDYFDNAELNRAFRKNQTARNMLVNYRDEKLALDHITVSADNATGGASVILFQPVQKIQDTGNVIRRKLADSGFYAKYTFDDIFFASEKMRQLVAVAKQYSQTDSNIMIVGETGTGKELFAQSIHNAGPLAKGPFVAVNCAALPGALLESELFGYAPGAFTGASRSGKIGLFELAHEGTLFLDELTEMDFFLQSKLLRALQTQEIMRVGGNKIIPIKVRIIATTNRKPLEEIHEGRLRADLFYRLNTLDLKIPPLRERENDPEQLFARFLAKKCERRGIPVPTVPEKILAMLRRYAWPGNVRELENLAEKYATLHTLSPFDMPLISEFATIGMAGADDEDDAEATLEDFIAAKVAKVFRVENGNVTRTAQRLGIDRNTVKRWLEKVPDKTPA; the protein is encoded by the coding sequence ATGGTCATCGCATTCATTGCGCCGCACGAGCGCATCAGCATCGCTGCCCAGAGTATCGTTGAAGCATCGGGCTATCCGGCGAAGGTCTATCTCGGAGATCTGCAGCAGGGAGTCAGGGCGGCCCGCCAAGCCATGGCCGAAGGCGCCAAGATCTTCATAAGTCGCGGCGGCACCGCGCGCCTCATCCGTCAGGAACTCGGCGTCGAGGTAATCGAGGTCGAAGCTTCGGTGCAGCGCACCCTCGCCTACGTCTACAAGGAGACGTCGGAGACGACGAGGATCGCCGTCGCCGGCTTCGAACCACTGATCAACCTGGTGGCACCGGTTTGCGACGTGCTCGGACGCACCTACCGCTCCTTCGAACTGAGGGAGAAAGCGTCCTTTCAGACGCAGATGGACCGGATCGGCAAGTGGGGCCCCGACGTCGTCATCGGCGACGCCATAGCCTACCACTGGGCCCAGGCACGCGGTCTCGACGCTTACCTGATCGAATCCAGCCTGGAGACGCTGCTCGATGCTTTCGAGCGCGCCATGCTGGTCTACAACAATCTCTGCCGCTACATCCTCGCCGAGGAAAAGCTGGCCACCGTTCTCAATTGCTCGCGGGAAGGCGCGATCCTGATCAACCGGGAAGGCGTCATCGAGGAAATCAACCGCCAGGGCTGCGATATCCTGTCCCAGCCGCGCGATGAGCTTATCGGCGCCCTGCTGTCGGACTATTTCGACAACGCCGAGCTCAACAGGGCCTTTCGCAAGAACCAGACCGCCCGCAACATGCTCGTCAACTACCGCGACGAAAAGCTGGCGCTCGACCACATCACCGTCTCGGCCGACAATGCCACCGGCGGCGCGTCGGTCATCCTGTTCCAGCCGGTCCAGAAGATCCAGGATACCGGCAACGTCATCCGCAGGAAGCTCGCCGACAGCGGCTTCTACGCCAAGTACACCTTCGACGACATCTTCTTTGCCAGCGAGAAGATGCGCCAGCTGGTGGCCGTGGCGAAACAGTACAGCCAGACCGACAGCAACATCATGATCGTCGGCGAGACCGGCACCGGCAAGGAGCTGTTCGCGCAGTCCATCCACAATGCCGGTCCGCTCGCCAAAGGCCCCTTCGTGGCGGTGAACTGCGCCGCGCTACCGGGCGCCCTGCTCGAGAGCGAGCTGTTCGGCTACGCGCCGGGCGCCTTCACCGGCGCGTCCCGCTCCGGCAAAATCGGCCTGTTCGAACTTGCCCACGAGGGAACGCTGTTCCTCGACGAACTGACGGAGATGGACTTCTTTTTGCAGTCCAAGCTGCTGCGAGCCCTGCAGACGCAGGAGATCATGCGCGTTGGCGGCAACAAGATCATTCCGATCAAGGTCCGCATCATCGCCACGACCAACAGGAAGCCGCTTGAGGAAATCCATGAGGGGCGCCTGCGCGCCGACCTTTTCTACCGTCTCAACACGCTGGACCTGAAAATTCCACCGCTCAGGGAGCGCGAGAACGACCCGGAACAGCTGTTCGCGCGATTCCTCGCCAAGAAGTGCGAGCGGCGGGGCATTCCCGTGCCGACGGTGCCCGAAAAGATCCTGGCGATGCTGCGCCGCTATGCCTGGCCGGGCAACGTTCGAGAGCTCGAGAACCTCGCCGAGAAGTATGCGACGCTGCACACGCTTTCGCCGTTCGACATGCCGCTGATCAGCGAGTTCGCCACCATTGGAATGGCCGGCGCTGACGACGAGGACGACGCCGAGGCAACGCTCGAAGACTTCATTGCCGCCAAGGTGGCCAAAGTCTTCCGGGTTGAAAACGGCAACGTCACTCGCACCGCCCAGCGGCTCGGCATCGACCGAAACACCGTCAAACGCTGGCTGGAGAAGGTTCCCGACAAAACGCCGGCGTAG